The following are encoded in a window of Leptospiraceae bacterium genomic DNA:
- a CDS encoding SH3 domain-containing protein — protein MGILIAISVITCKKETNSETQTNTISSESKPDTQTTNSDNKTYKYVIAKSGLKLREATDTKSKVLTTIPFNTQVEVIGEQEGEEVTKGKSNLWFQISYDGIEGFAYGEFLSDFSNLVKIPDYLIGEYLETTPKDTSCRSDMSSTLYIREGIIICVLGETGQVLSTCIPEKIVEESSKVKMNCLKNPNETTVKKLLGSPIAGVDLQFLPVPNEYILEIKSPSLLKASCHSNGSVDFLSKVEYLKLPLCQNYNDFIP, from the coding sequence ATGGGAATTCTCATTGCAATTTCAGTCATTACATGTAAGAAAGAAACAAATTCAGAAACACAAACAAATACTATAAGCAGTGAATCTAAACCAGATACACAAACGACTAACTCGGATAATAAAACCTATAAGTACGTAATTGCGAAATCAGGTCTTAAACTAAGAGAAGCAACTGATACAAAAAGTAAAGTCCTTACAACGATTCCATTTAACACGCAAGTCGAAGTAATCGGCGAACAAGAAGGAGAAGAAGTGACCAAAGGAAAATCAAATCTTTGGTTTCAAATCAGTTACGATGGAATAGAAGGATTTGCCTACGGAGAATTTTTGAGTGACTTCTCCAATCTAGTAAAAATTCCAGATTACTTAATTGGAGAATATTTAGAAACAACTCCAAAGGATACTTCGTGTCGATCAGATATGTCATCGACTTTATATATCCGAGAAGGGATTATAATTTGTGTATTAGGAGAAACGGGACAAGTATTAAGTACATGCATACCAGAAAAAATTGTCGAAGAGAGTTCAAAAGTGAAAATGAATTGTTTAAAAAATCCGAATGAAACCACGGTGAAGAAATTATTAGGTTCTCCCATTGCTGGCGTTGACTTACAATTCTTACCAGTTCCTAATGAATATATACTTGAAATTAAATCACCGTCTTTACTTAAAGCCTCATGCCATTCTAATGGTTCGGTAGATTTTCTCAGTAAAGTAGAATATTTAAAATTGCCACTTTGCCAGAATTACAATGATTTTATTCCTTAA
- a CDS encoding SH3 domain-containing protein → MQFTTKEKTITILMGILIAISVITCKKETNSETQTNTISSESKPDTQTTNSDTKTYKYVIAKSGLKLREATDTKSKVLTTIPFNTQVEVIGEQEGEEVTKGKPTTWFQITNEGMEGFAYGGFFK, encoded by the coding sequence ATGCAATTTACGACAAAAGAAAAAACAATCACAATCTTAATGGGAATCCTCATTGCAATTTCAGTCATTACATGTAAGAAAGAAACAAATTCAGAAACACAAACAAATACTATAAGCAGTGAATCTAAACCAGATACACAAACGACTAACTCGGATACTAAAACCTATAAGTATGTAATTGCGAAATCAGGTCTTAAACTGAGGGAAGCAACTGATACAAAAAGTAAAGTACTCACAACGATTCCATTTAATACGCAAGTGGAAGTAATTGGCGAACAAGAAGGAGAAGAAGTAACTAAAGGAAAACCAACTACTTGGTTTCAAATTACCAACGAAGGAATGGAAGGATTTGCCTATGGTGGATTTTTTAAGTGA